Proteins encoded by one window of Desulfovulcanus ferrireducens:
- a CDS encoding flagellar basal body-associated FliL family protein encodes MLFIVPDPEESNQNNTEEKVKLDTSELTIDKGTQKVELDLDDAPFLEEEKEGEEEEKKDEKKEVSVESEEKPEDQVPVPTPFWKKKWFFIALAGVIALIAVGAYFLFLKPSPPPPPEPQKPQVQKAEPSPPPPPPPEEIVIPFEPFWVELTFNGQTKFLYCKLSFSTTDSKLEWEVKRKTIILRDAVYYYLRNKNFIFLNNKKNVERLKEDILSVVNQYLNNGQLKKILIEEYVLK; translated from the coding sequence ATGCTATTTATAGTTCCTGATCCAGAAGAATCCAACCAGAATAACACAGAAGAAAAGGTTAAACTTGATACGTCAGAATTGACTATCGACAAGGGGACACAAAAGGTCGAACTGGATCTGGATGACGCTCCTTTTTTAGAGGAAGAAAAGGAGGGAGAAGAGGAAGAGAAAAAGGACGAAAAAAAAGAAGTTTCTGTAGAGTCTGAAGAAAAGCCAGAAGATCAGGTTCCTGTTCCAACACCATTTTGGAAAAAAAAATGGTTCTTTATAGCTCTGGCAGGAGTAATTGCTTTAATTGCTGTGGGTGCTTATTTTCTTTTTTTAAAACCCTCTCCACCACCTCCTCCTGAACCCCAAAAACCACAGGTTCAGAAAGCAGAACCTTCTCCCCCTCCGCCGCCTCCTCCGGAAGAGATAGTTATTCCCTTTGAACCGTTTTGGGTCGAACTTACGTTTAACGGGCAAACTAAATTTCTATACTGCAAACTATCTTTTTCCACCACAGACTCCAAGTTGGAATGGGAGGTCAAACGTAAAACTATTATTTTGAGAGATGCAGTATATTACTACTTACGAAACAAAAATTTTATATTCTTAAACAATAAAAAGAATGTAGAGCGGTTAAAGGAAGACATACTGTCAGTAGTCAACCAATATTTAAATAACGGCCAATTGAAAAAAATTCTTATTGAGGAATATGTG